AGAGCCGTCGTGGGGATGGGATCGGTCGATGACGCCGCGAAGGCCGTCACGGCTCATCTGGACGCCGGTGCCGACCATGTCGTGCTGCAGGTGCTCGGGGACAACCCGATGGCGGATCCGCGGCCGGCCTTGCGGGAACTCGCCGGTGCGCTGGGGCTGCTCAGCCGAGAAGCGGGATGACCTTCCGCGCAACCAGTTCGAGGTGTGCCTGAGCCCGCTCATGGCCGATGTGCGGGATGCGATACCAGAACACGACCTCGTGATACGGCGCGCGGGCACGGATGTCCTTGAGGCGTCGAACGATGTTCTCGGGAGTGTCGACCAGCATGTTCTCCCGTTGCCACGGTGTGTCGGAATCGGTGTGCACGCCGACCTTGGAGCGGTCTCCGGCCCAACTGGCGTACTGGCCGAACTGGTACTCGATCGCGTCTCGGTAGAAGAGTTCCCAGTCCCGCTCGGGATCCTCGGACGCCCACAGCGGAACGCAGATGATGAAGCGGAAGTCGTCAAGTGATCGACCGTGGCGTGCCAGGGCGGGTGCGAGCCGCTCCTCCCAGGTATCGGCGAATCCGGTGTCGGGAGAAAAGAAGTCGACCGGCATGACGCCGTCGGCGAGCCGCACTGCGCGATCGAGCACCTTCGGCGCGCCGCCACCCACATAGACCGGGATGCGGTCCTGAACCGGACGGGGCAACACCGCCACGTCGGTGCCGCCCGGGCCATCGGGCAGCGAACCCTCGTGGAGGCCTTGCCGAATGAACGCCAACCCGCGTTCCATCAATTCGGCGCGCTTGCGGAAGTCGATCCCGAACAGGTCGAACTCACGCTCATATCCGCCGGCGGCGACGCCGAGTGCCAACCGTCCACCGGACAGCAGGTCGGCCACGATGGCTTGTTCGACGACCTGCCGCCACGGATGCAGCGGCAGCAGCAAGGCATTGGTCATGAACCGGATCCGCTGAGTGGCAACTCCCAGGCCCGCGATCAGCGGGAGTTGCGCGGGCAGATAGCCGTCGTCGACGCCGTGCTGCTCGGTTGTGGCGAAGGCGTGAAACGGCAGCGTGTCGGCCAGGCGCGCCTCCTCGAGCAGTTCGGCATAGCGCCGCTCCCCGCGGGGTTCGCCGGGTTCGGGCCTTGCGTCGGTCCAGATACTGACCTTGGGCGCTTCGCGGTCTTCTCGCATGCGGAGTACGGCGCTTTCGGGTTCACAAATATTCCTGTTGGGCGGCTCTCGGGCAGCGTCCGTCCGACACGCTTTAGATTGAATGGCGTGAGAGATGTGCTGAGCACTCTGTTAGCGGTATGGCGTGCAGGTGACACCGCCGGTGTCGGGACAGTGGTGCGCACATTTCGGTCCGCCCCCCGTCCAGCGGGTGCGGCGATGGTGGTTGCTCCGGACGGCACCGTCGCCGGGTCGGTATCCGGTGGGTGCGTCGAGGGGGCGGTGTACGAACTGGCCACCGAGGTGATGGCCGGCGGCCGCCCGGTGCTGCAGCGCTACGGCGTCAGTGACGATGACGCCTTCGAGGTTGGGCTCACGTGCGGTGGCATCCTCGATGTGTTCGTGGAACCGGTGTCCGCCAACACCTTTCGCCAATTGGGCGCGATTGCCGACGATATCGAGGCCCATCGCCCGGTCGCGGTGGCGACGGTCATCGCGCATCCCGACGAGTCGTGGGTCGGCAGGCGGTTGGTGGTGCACCGCGACGACCCGGATGGTTCGGAGGTCGGCTCACTGGGATCGCCGCGCGCCGACGCTGCCGTCATCGACGACGCCCGTGGACTGCTGGCGGCGGGTCGCAGTGAGGTACTGACCTACGGTCCCGACGGCCAGCGCCGCGGTGAGGGCATGGAGGTTTTCGTCGCGAGCCACGCGCCGCGGCCCCGGATGCTGGTGTTCGGCGCGATCGACTTCGCGGCGGCCGTCGCTCAGCAGGGCACGTTTCTGGGCTACCGGGTCACGGTGTGCGACGCGCGCCCGGTGTTCGCCACCTCGGCGCGTTTCCCGACGGCCGACGAGGTGGTGGTGGACTGGCCACATCGCTACCTGGCGGCGCTGGCCGAGGCCGGGGAGATCGATGCCCGCACGGTGATCTGCGTGCTCACCCACGACCCCAAGTTCGACGTGCCGCTGCTGGAGGTGGCGCTGCGCTTGCCCGAAGTCGAATATGTCGGTGCGATGGGATCACGGCGCACCCACGAGGACCGGATGGCCCGGCTGCGCGAAGCGGGGATCACCGAGGCCGAGCTGGCCAAGCTGTCCAGTCCGATCGGGCTGGACCTCGGCGGCCGGACACCCGAGGAGACCGCGGTGTCCATCGCGGCCGAGATCATTGCCCAGCGCTGGGGAGGCGGCGGACGGCCGCTGGCCCAGACCGACGGCCGCATCCATCATGAGTAGGGTGAACGCCAGTCGCTCCCGGCGCGCTAGTCAGGCTTGTTCGGCGCCTTTGTTGGCAGCGCGGCGGCGCTTGAACCACTCGATGAACATGGGTGCCACCGAGGCGACGACGATCAGGATGAAGATCGGCTCGAGCAGCTTCTGGATGATCTCGAACTGACCCAGCCAATAGCCCAGCAGCACCAGCCCGACGCCCCAGACCAGGGCGCCCAGGATGTTGAACGTCGAGAACACCGAGTAGCGCATCTTGGCGGCGCCGGCGACGATCGGCGCCAGGGTCCGAACGATCGGCACGAAACGTGCGATGACGATGGCGAACGGGCCGCGCTGCTCGAAGAACGCATGGGCCTCGTCGAGATACTTCTGCTTCAGGAGCCGCGCGTCGGGCTTGAACATCTCGACACCGATGAACCGGCCGATGAGGTAGCCGACCTGGCCGCCGAGGATCGCCGCAACCGGGATGAACACGAGCAGCTGCCAGAGTTCGAAGTTGGCGTCCACCGCCGTCCCCTGAGCGGCGGTGCCCGCGGCGAGCATGCCGGCGACGAACAGCAACGAGTCGCCCGGCAGGACCGGGAACAGCACGCCGGACTCCACGAAGACGACGACCAGGATGCCCACCAGGGCCCAGGTGCCGAAGGATCCGATGAGGTGCAGTGGATCCATGAAATCCGGCATGAGTGCCAGATTGGTCGTAGCCTCAGGGAGGGCGGTGTCGATCACGACTCCCAAGGGTACCTGGGCCCCACCAGCGGTCTTCACCTGCGATAACCCACGTCCAGACGGAAGGACAACCCATGCCGATCGCCACGCCTGAGGTGTACGCCGAGATGCTGGGCCGGGCCAAGGAGCATTCCTTCGCGTTCCCGGCCATCAACTGCACGTCATCGGAAACGGTCAACGCCGCCATCAAGGGCTTCGCCGACGCGGGCAGTGACGGCATCATCCAGTTCTCCACCGGTGGGGCCGAGTTCGCGTCGGGGCTCGGGGTCAAGGACATGGTCACCGGTGCCGTCGCCCTGGCCGAATTCGCTCACGTGATCGCGGAGAAGTACCCGGTCACGGTTGCCCTGCACACCGACCACTGTCCGAAGGACAAGCTGGACACCTACGTGCGGCCGTTGCTGGCGATCTCGGCCGAGCGGGTGGCGGCCGGCCGCAACCCGCTGTTCCAGTCGCACATGTGGGATGGGTCGGCTGTGCCGATCGACGAGAACCTCGCCATCGCCCAGGAGCTGTTGAAGGCCGCGACGGCCGCCAAGATCGTCCTGGAGGTCGAGATCGGCGTCGTCGGCGGCGAGGAAGACGGGGTCGAGGCCGAGATCAACGAGAAGCTCTACACGTCGTCGGAAGATTTCGAGAAGACCATCGACGCATTGGGCGCCGGTGAGCACGGGGCGTACCTGCTGGCGGCGACGTTCGGCAATGTGCACGGCGTGTACAAACCTGGCAATGTGGTGCTCAAGCCGGAGGTCCTGGCCGAGGGGCAGCGGGTGGCTGCCGCCAAGCTCGGATTGCCCAGCGACGCAAAACCTTTCGATTTCGTCTTCCACGGTGGCTCGGGTTCGCTGAAGTCCGAGATCGAGGATTCCCTCAAATACGGCGTGGTGAAGATGAACGTCGACACCGACACCCAATACGCCTTCACCCGTCCGCTGGCCGCGCATATGTTCACCAACTACGACGGGGTGCTCAAGGTCGACGGCGAGGTCGGGAACAAGAAGGTCTACGACCCGCGCAGCTACCTGAAGAAGGCCGAGGCGGCGATGACCGAGCGCGTCATCGAGGCCTGCAACGATCTGCACAGCGCCGGCCGCAGCGTCACCGGCGGCTAGGCGGCCAGCCGGCCATATCCGACGATGCCCGCGATCTCGGCGTCGTCGAGGGTGTGCACCCGGATCCCGCCCGGCTCGTTCCCGCCGACGGTGGTGATCGCGTTGCCCTCCACGGCCAGAACGAAATTGGCGTGGAGCCCGAGCGGGCTGCCGTCGGCGTACATCACCACATCGCCGGTGTCCGGTCGGTAATCGTCCGGGCCGGCGAACTGTCCGGCGGCCTGGTAGTACTCCTGCAGCGTGTACACGCCCGGGATGCGCCAGTGTCCGGAATTCGGGTTGGCCAACGGTTGACCCGCCTCGTTCAGCACCCAGCTGACGAAGTCCGCGCACCAGGGTTCCTCGATGCCTTCGGAGAAATGGCTGCCGCCGGGCTGGGCCTCGTATTGCGCCCGCAGGATGTCCACGATGCGCGCCTGCGGTGGGCTGAGTGCGGAGCGGTCGATTTCGGGAAACGGCACCGGTTTGCCGGGCAATACGTCGAACTGGGTGTCGGCAGTGCGGAGAAGCAGCGCCGACAGGCCGACCACGCCGACCGTGAGCAGTGCGCACAGCGCGAGCCAGAGCTTCGGTCCGCGCAGGGTCATCCGATCAGGCTAGCCGGTGGGGGCCTGGCAGATCTTCCACTGATTGTCGCGGAACTGCAGATCGAAGCTGCGCGTGGATCGGGTTTGCGGGGCAAACGCCATGAAGCTGGTGACGTTGGCCTCGGCGTGGTCGCCGTTGACGATCACCTGATCGATGCTGGCGACCACCGGGTACTGCTTGGCGGCCTCGACCCGGGCGTGGGTCTCGTCCCAGGCGTTCTGGTCGTACTTGACGTAGTTGTCGCGGGTGGTGCCGCAGGTGATCGACCGCAGCGTGGAGAGGTCCCCACGCTGGATGGCCGAATCGAAATTCTGGATCGTCGTGCGGACCTCGTCCTCCTGCGACGCCGTCGACGACGAATTGCGGGTGAGCAGGACGGTTCCGAGCACCGCGATGGCTACCAGCGCGGCGATCACCAGCACGACGGCGATCACCCATCCCCAGCTGCGGCGGGTGGTGGGCGCGGGCGCAGCCGCGGGCTCTTCACGTGGCGGAATGACCTGTGGAGCAGCGCCTTTCGGCGCCTCGGCGGCCACCGTGTCACCCTCGGCCGGCGGCGCGAACACCTCGGTCTCCGGGTCGGGAGGGGTGTCGATCTTCTGCGTGGAACTGTCGAACCCGGACGGTGCGGTGAAGCGTCGTTCCTCGCTGCGGATCACCGCCTCGGTGACTTCGTCGGCCGAGCCGATGATCTCGGTGGCCGGGTCGGTGACCTCCGACGCCAGGGGCAACTGAACCTGTTCGGTCGGGGTATCGCTGTGGTCGGTGGACGGGCTGGCCTGCTCGTCTGGCTGGCCGGGTGCGTTGCGCTCGTCCGGTCCGGTTGGGTTCGACATCCCTGCTGCGGTCCTCCCGTATGTCAGTACCGGTGGAGCTTATCGGTCACTGCCCGGTGCGGCGCAGTACATCGGGGTGATCGGTGATCCGTGGGCGAACTGATCCGCCGGCTCGGCGTCGGTGCACAATGGGCCCATGACACGGATGGGTGATCTGCTGGGGCCGGATCCGGTCCTCCTTCCCGGGGACCCGGAGGCCGAAGACGAACTGGCTGCGGGTGAAAAGGCTGCCGTGGTGGCAGCCGCACATCCGTCGGCTTCGATCGCGTGGGCGGTGCTGGCCGAGCAGGCGCTCGCCGACGACAAGGCCGTCACCGCGTATGCCTATGCCCGCACCGGTTATCACCGCGGGCTGGATCAGTTGCGCCGCAACGGCTGGAAGGGCTTCGGCCCGGTGCCTTTTGCTCACGAGCCGAACCAGGGATTCCTGCGGTGTGTGGCGTCGCTGGCCCGGGCCGCCGGCGACATCGGCGAGACCGACGAGTTCCAGCGCTGCCTGGATCTGCTCGATGACTGCGATCCGTCGGCGCGGGCCGAGCTCGGCCTGGCCTGAGCCCTCAGTCCTTCGCCTCGCACGAGCAGTCTTCTGCCGCGTCGGGCGGCTCCACCTGCACGGTGGCGTGCGCCAGACCGCGCGCGTTCAGTACTGCGCGGGCGTCATCGAGCACCCGGGCGGTGTCGCCGCTGCTGGTCAGGTGTGCGGTGACCATGTCCTTGCCGGGGACCAGGGTCCACACGTGCAGGTCGTGCACACCGGTAACGCCGTCCACCTCACCGAGCGCGGTGCGCAACTCCTCGACGTCGATGTGCGTCGGGGATGACTCACTCAGGATCCGCAGTGCCGCACGGGCCAACGCGATCGCGCGGGGGAGCACCCACAGGGCGACGAGCACCGCGACCACCACATCCGCGTAGGGCCAGGCGGTGGTGACGGTGACGATGCCGGCGATCAGGACGCCGACGCTGCCGACGGTGTCGGCCATGACCTCCATGTAGGCACCCTTGACGGCCAGGCTGTCCTTGGAGTGTGAGCGCAGCAGCAGCACCACGACTGCGTTGGCGGCCAGGCCGGCCAGCGCCACCACGATCATCGGCACGCCGGGCACGTCGGGCGCGTTGCCGAGACGTTCGATGGCCTCGTAGAGGATGAACCCCGCGACGCCCAGCAGCAGTGCGGCGTTGGCGACCGCCGTGAAGACCTCGGCCCGGTGCCAGCCATAGGTGCGGGCCGGTGACGAGCTGCCGCGCTTGGCCAGCAGCACCGCCGTCAATCCCATGAACATGGCGACGAGGTCGGTGAGCATGTGGCCGGCGTCGGCCAGCAGGGCGATCGAGTTGATCAGCAGTGCGGTGACCAACTCGAGCACGAAGAACGCGCTGAGGATCACCGCGGCGATGACCATCCTGCTCACGCGGGTATCGCTGTTGTGACTGTGATCGTGACCGGCACCCATGTCCGCAATATATGCGGAAGTCTGCATATGTTGCAAGTGTCTGGGCCCGCGCCCTACTTCGTCACGTTGGAGTGCCGACGGAAGCCGCGGCGCGGGAAGGTCCGCGAGCCGCCGCGAGCGACGACGTGTCAGAGCCAGGCAGACCAGAACCGGGTCAGCTGGCTGCCGATCGCCACGAGCTGACTAGGCACGCCGGAAAGGTCGACGAACCAGAAGACCACCGAGAAGAACCACCGGTTGAGCACGGGCGTGAACAGCAGGATCAACAGGATGAACAGGCCCCACTGCTTGGCGGGTTCGAGTGCCCGCTGAGTGTCGGGGCTCAGGTGCGGTTCCAGCGCGCCGTACCCGTCGAGGCCGGGCACCGGCAGCAGATTCAGCACCACCGCGGTGACCTGCAGGAAGCCGAGAAAAGCCAGCCCGGACCAGAACACGGCGTGTTCGGGCTCGGCGAACAGTCGTGTGATGCCGAGCAACAGCACGGCCAGCACCAGGTTGGCGGCCGGGCCGGCCAGGCTGACCAGAGTTTTCTGCCGGGCGGTCATCCAGGAAGTCCGAACGTAGACCGCCCCACCCGGCAACCCGATACCGCCGAGCGCGATGACCAGCACCGGCAAACCGAGCGACAGCAGGGGATGGGAGTACTTGAACGGATTGAGGGTCAGGTAGCCGCGTACCGCCACATCGTGATCACCGAACCGCCACGCGGTGAAGGCGTGGCCGAATTCGTGTAGGCACAGCGACACCAGCCAGCCCGCGATCACCAGGATGAACACGCCCGCGTAGGACAGCGGTGTGCGCTCCATCCCGGCGAGCCAGGCCAGCACCCCGCCCGCCACCGTGAGCGCGATGACGGCCAGGAATACCGGGCTGGGCCGTACCGACTGATGCAGGGGCCGGATGTTCACGGTTCGACGCTACGGCAATTCGGCCGGCATCCGGCCCGGCTCAGCCGACGCGCAGCCAACCCTCGGTGTGCCGGTAGAACGTCGAGCGCCGAACGGTCCGCGGGGCGGGCACGCCGTCGCGGATCACCTCGGCGCCGGGGGTGCCCAACTGTGCGGCCCGTCCGACGACCCAGTGGCGTGGGCGGCCACGGTCGGTGAGCACGCTCGCGCGCAGTCCCGGCATGTTCGTGGTGGGTTCGACGCGCACGCCGGGGGCTTGGCCGTCGAACAGTACGTGGTCGTCGACGATGGCCTCACCCTCGAGTTGCGCGCCCTCGATGCCGCGCCAGTAAGCCGCCGTGACCAGCACCGTCCCCGTTTCGTCGCGGATCAGCGGGACACGCCGGGCCGGGCCGCGAAGCGCGCGGCGGGCCGACCAACTGCCCGTGGCAACACCCACCTCGACATCGAGCCGGTCGGCGCGCAGCAACGCGGTGAGCACGGCAGCCAGCTCGGCGTCGCCGCCGGTCACGATCAGTCTGCGATGTGCTCCGAGGTCGTCCACATCGACCCTCGGGAGGTCGCGGAGCGGGCCCGGAACACCTGCCGTGCCGACCACCGCAACGCCGGGTGAGGTGGTCAAAACGGCTCCTCGCGGTCAGACAAAATGGGTTCCTGGCGTGAGCTGGGATAAGGTGACCTACCGGCTGCATCACACTAGTGCGGAAGATTAGGCGGGAGATTACGCCATGCCGGCAATCGTCCTCATCGGCGCCCAATGGGGCGACGAGGGCAAAGGTAAAGCCACCGATCTGCTCGGTGGTCGCGTGCAGTGGGTCGTTCGCTACCAGGGGGGCAACAACGCCGGGCACACCGTCGTGCTCCCCACCGGAGAGAACTTCGCACTGCACCTGATCCCTTCGGGCATCCTTACGCCAGGCGTCACCAACGTCATCGGTAACGGCGTGGTGGTCGATCCCGGTGTGCTGCTCACCGAGCTGTCCGGTCTCGAGGACCGCGGGGTGGACACGTCGCGGCTGCTGATCTCCGCCGATGCGCACCTGCTGATGCCGTACCACGTCGCCATCGACAAGGTGGTCGAGCGGTACGCGGGCAGCAAGAAGATCGGTACCACCGGCCGCGGCATCGGTCCCTGCTATCAGGACAAGATCGCCCGCATCGGCATCCGGGTCGCCGACGTGCTCGACGAGCAGCTGCTGGCCGAAAAGATCGAGGCGGCACTGGAATTCAAGAACCAGGTGCTGGTCAAGATCTACAACCGCAAGGCGCTCGAAACCGCCGAGGTGCTGGAGAACCTGCTCGCTCAGGCCGAGGGCTTCAAGCACCGCATCGCCGATGCCCGGCTGCTGCTGAACCAGGCGCTGGAAAATGGCGAGACCGTGCTGCTCGAGGGGTCGCAGGGCACCCTGCTCGACGTCGACCACGGCACCTACCCGTTCGTCACCTCGTCGAATCCGACGG
The genomic region above belongs to Mycolicibacterium sp. HK-90 and contains:
- a CDS encoding adenylosuccinate synthase — protein: MPAIVLIGAQWGDEGKGKATDLLGGRVQWVVRYQGGNNAGHTVVLPTGENFALHLIPSGILTPGVTNVIGNGVVVDPGVLLTELSGLEDRGVDTSRLLISADAHLLMPYHVAIDKVVERYAGSKKIGTTGRGIGPCYQDKIARIGIRVADVLDEQLLAEKIEAALEFKNQVLVKIYNRKALETAEVLENLLAQAEGFKHRIADARLLLNQALENGETVLLEGSQGTLLDVDHGTYPFVTSSNPTAGGAAVGSGIGPTRITTVLGILKAYTTRVGSGPFPTELFDEHGAYLAKTGGEVGVTTGRARRCGWFDAVIARYATRVNGITDYFLTKLDVLSSLETVPVCVGYKVDGKRTNEMPMTQSDIHRAEPIYEELPGWWEDISGAREFSDLPAKAQDYVLRLEELAGAHVSCIGVGPGREQTIVRRDILAAK
- a CDS encoding site-2 protease family protein — protein: MNIRPLHQSVRPSPVFLAVIALTVAGGVLAWLAGMERTPLSYAGVFILVIAGWLVSLCLHEFGHAFTAWRFGDHDVAVRGYLTLNPFKYSHPLLSLGLPVLVIALGGIGLPGGAVYVRTSWMTARQKTLVSLAGPAANLVLAVLLLGITRLFAEPEHAVFWSGLAFLGFLQVTAVVLNLLPVPGLDGYGALEPHLSPDTQRALEPAKQWGLFILLILLFTPVLNRWFFSVVFWFVDLSGVPSQLVAIGSQLTRFWSAWL
- a CDS encoding VTT domain-containing protein: MPDFMDPLHLIGSFGTWALVGILVVVFVESGVLFPVLPGDSLLFVAGMLAAGTAAQGTAVDANFELWQLLVFIPVAAILGGQVGYLIGRFIGVEMFKPDARLLKQKYLDEAHAFFEQRGPFAIVIARFVPIVRTLAPIVAGAAKMRYSVFSTFNILGALVWGVGLVLLGYWLGQFEIIQKLLEPIFILIVVASVAPMFIEWFKRRRAANKGAEQA
- a CDS encoding XdhC family protein, whose translation is MRDVLSTLLAVWRAGDTAGVGTVVRTFRSAPRPAGAAMVVAPDGTVAGSVSGGCVEGAVYELATEVMAGGRPVLQRYGVSDDDAFEVGLTCGGILDVFVEPVSANTFRQLGAIADDIEAHRPVAVATVIAHPDESWVGRRLVVHRDDPDGSEVGSLGSPRADAAVIDDARGLLAAGRSEVLTYGPDGQRRGEGMEVFVASHAPRPRMLVFGAIDFAAAVAQQGTFLGYRVTVCDARPVFATSARFPTADEVVVDWPHRYLAALAEAGEIDARTVICVLTHDPKFDVPLLEVALRLPEVEYVGAMGSRRTHEDRMARLREAGITEAELAKLSSPIGLDLGGRTPEETAVSIAAEIIAQRWGGGGRPLAQTDGRIHHE
- a CDS encoding CHAP domain-containing protein; protein product: MTLRGPKLWLALCALLTVGVVGLSALLLRTADTQFDVLPGKPVPFPEIDRSALSPPQARIVDILRAQYEAQPGGSHFSEGIEEPWCADFVSWVLNEAGQPLANPNSGHWRIPGVYTLQEYYQAAGQFAGPDDYRPDTGDVVMYADGSPLGLHANFVLAVEGNAITTVGGNEPGGIRVHTLDDAEIAGIVGYGRLAA
- a CDS encoding LLM class flavin-dependent oxidoreductase, whose translation is MREDREAPKVSIWTDARPEPGEPRGERRYAELLEEARLADTLPFHAFATTEQHGVDDGYLPAQLPLIAGLGVATQRIRFMTNALLLPLHPWRQVVEQAIVADLLSGGRLALGVAAGGYEREFDLFGIDFRKRAELMERGLAFIRQGLHEGSLPDGPGGTDVAVLPRPVQDRIPVYVGGGAPKVLDRAVRLADGVMPVDFFSPDTGFADTWEERLAPALARHGRSLDDFRFIICVPLWASEDPERDWELFYRDAIEYQFGQYASWAGDRSKVGVHTDSDTPWQRENMLVDTPENIVRRLKDIRARAPYHEVVFWYRIPHIGHERAQAHLELVARKVIPLLG
- a CDS encoding DUF3151 domain-containing protein encodes the protein MTRMGDLLGPDPVLLPGDPEAEDELAAGEKAAVVAAAHPSASIAWAVLAEQALADDKAVTAYAYARTGYHRGLDQLRRNGWKGFGPVPFAHEPNQGFLRCVASLARAAGDIGETDEFQRCLDLLDDCDPSARAELGLA
- the fbaA gene encoding class II fructose-bisphosphate aldolase; translated protein: MPIATPEVYAEMLGRAKEHSFAFPAINCTSSETVNAAIKGFADAGSDGIIQFSTGGAEFASGLGVKDMVTGAVALAEFAHVIAEKYPVTVALHTDHCPKDKLDTYVRPLLAISAERVAAGRNPLFQSHMWDGSAVPIDENLAIAQELLKAATAAKIVLEVEIGVVGGEEDGVEAEINEKLYTSSEDFEKTIDALGAGEHGAYLLAATFGNVHGVYKPGNVVLKPEVLAEGQRVAAAKLGLPSDAKPFDFVFHGGSGSLKSEIEDSLKYGVVKMNVDTDTQYAFTRPLAAHMFTNYDGVLKVDGEVGNKKVYDPRSYLKKAEAAMTERVIEACNDLHSAGRSVTGG
- a CDS encoding DUF4878 domain-containing protein produces the protein MSNPTGPDERNAPGQPDEQASPSTDHSDTPTEQVQLPLASEVTDPATEIIGSADEVTEAVIRSEERRFTAPSGFDSSTQKIDTPPDPETEVFAPPAEGDTVAAEAPKGAAPQVIPPREEPAAAPAPTTRRSWGWVIAVVLVIAALVAIAVLGTVLLTRNSSSTASQEDEVRTTIQNFDSAIQRGDLSTLRSITCGTTRDNYVKYDQNAWDETHARVEAAKQYPVVASIDQVIVNGDHAEANVTSFMAFAPQTRSTRSFDLQFRDNQWKICQAPTG
- a CDS encoding cation diffusion facilitator family transporter, whose protein sequence is MGAGHDHSHNSDTRVSRMVIAAVILSAFFVLELVTALLINSIALLADAGHMLTDLVAMFMGLTAVLLAKRGSSSPARTYGWHRAEVFTAVANAALLLGVAGFILYEAIERLGNAPDVPGVPMIVVALAGLAANAVVVLLLRSHSKDSLAVKGAYMEVMADTVGSVGVLIAGIVTVTTAWPYADVVVAVLVALWVLPRAIALARAALRILSESSPTHIDVEELRTALGEVDGVTGVHDLHVWTLVPGKDMVTAHLTSSGDTARVLDDARAVLNARGLAHATVQVEPPDAAEDCSCEAKD